One window of the Oceanicaulis sp. genome contains the following:
- a CDS encoding acyl-CoA dehydrogenase family protein, translated as MTAQVLNVPKPEWLDQEDVNIFEGAVRGFVEKECLPHSERWEKEGVVDREVWTKAGEAGLLCPACPEEYGGAGGDWRHDYVFHMVTSELGVEGWGASLHNSIVAPYVWHYGSEEQKKKILPKLVSGEYVGAIAMSEPGAGSDLQGVKTTAVKDGNGYRINGSKTFITNGGTANFIVVVAKTDPKAGAKGTSLFLIETDGLEGFRRGRNLDKVGMKSQDTAELFFEDMWVPSDALLGPEEGRGFIQLMEQLPQERLQIAVQGVGMMKRALAETIAYVKERKAFGKAVIEFQNTQFKLAELKTKATIAEVFCQHCSDLLIQGRLDAATASMAKYWVTDIQCELIDECVQLHGGYGYMNEYPIARMFRDARVQRIYGGTNEIMKLLIARTL; from the coding sequence ATGACCGCTCAGGTCCTCAACGTGCCCAAGCCCGAATGGCTGGACCAGGAAGACGTGAACATTTTCGAGGGCGCGGTGCGCGGCTTCGTGGAGAAGGAATGCCTGCCCCATTCCGAGCGCTGGGAGAAGGAAGGCGTGGTCGACCGCGAGGTCTGGACCAAGGCGGGCGAGGCCGGCCTTCTGTGCCCGGCCTGCCCTGAAGAGTACGGCGGGGCCGGCGGCGACTGGCGGCACGACTACGTGTTTCACATGGTCACCTCCGAGCTCGGCGTGGAAGGCTGGGGCGCGAGCCTGCACAACTCCATCGTTGCGCCGTATGTCTGGCACTACGGCAGCGAGGAGCAGAAAAAGAAGATCCTGCCCAAGCTCGTCAGCGGCGAATATGTCGGCGCGATCGCCATGTCCGAACCCGGCGCGGGCTCGGACCTTCAGGGCGTGAAGACCACAGCGGTCAAGGACGGCAACGGCTACCGCATCAACGGCTCGAAGACCTTCATCACCAACGGCGGCACGGCGAACTTCATCGTGGTGGTCGCCAAGACCGACCCCAAGGCCGGCGCGAAGGGCACCTCGCTGTTCCTGATCGAGACCGACGGGCTGGAGGGCTTCCGGCGCGGGCGCAATCTCGACAAGGTCGGCATGAAGTCCCAGGACACCGCCGAGCTGTTCTTCGAGGACATGTGGGTGCCCTCCGACGCGCTTTTAGGTCCCGAGGAAGGCCGCGGCTTCATCCAGCTGATGGAGCAGCTGCCCCAGGAACGCCTGCAGATCGCGGTGCAGGGCGTGGGCATGATGAAGCGCGCGCTCGCCGAAACGATCGCCTACGTCAAGGAGCGCAAGGCCTTCGGCAAGGCGGTGATCGAGTTCCAGAACACCCAGTTCAAGCTCGCTGAACTCAAGACCAAGGCGACCATCGCCGAGGTGTTCTGCCAGCACTGCTCGGACCTTCTGATCCAGGGCCGGCTCGACGCGGCGACCGCCTCGATGGCGAAATACTGGGTCACCGATATCCAGTGCGAGCTGATCGACGAATGCGTGCAGCTGCACGGCGGCTACGGCTACATGAACGAGTACCCGATCGCGCGCATGTTCCGCGACGCCCGCGTCCAGCGGATCTACGGCGGCACGAACGAGATCATGAAGCTGCTCATCGCGCGGACGCTGTGA